A genomic segment from Methanosphaera sp. WGK6 encodes:
- a CDS encoding 4Fe-4S binding protein gives MTKARKTEHLHITGDCTGCKLCEKQCPIKAIEIQDKNHYG, from the coding sequence ATAACTAAAGCTAGAAAAACAGAACACTTACATATAACAGGTGATTGTACTGGATGTAAACTATGTGAAAAACAATGTCCAATAAAAGCAATAGAAATACAAGATAAAAACCATTATGGATAA
- a CDS encoding GNAT family N-acetyltransferase, which translates to MANPNKKVKRPDGLGKLFRYKTDEDKILTLPIEQLLIDNYIYLHRAVKKENFYIMPEDSCYFFKEIVYDNEVVGFATYRASRVNEDSLVMQYMYILPDYRNKGLLVEEIDDASLLFESNIIIEYPTKQVVEELLKHKLARRFNDRYVVSRVPFIVPMVSIEDATSGVVREEFNLKETKGYSKLSLVYDLELCAVVGLASEHAENMFVEEEISDDADINDYNTMSLPLRSDDKEFDCINKRRNDSQINDGTYFKAVRKIMDDQNDIIQNWLTIL; encoded by the coding sequence ATGGCTAATCCAAATAAAAAAGTAAAAAGACCTGATGGCTTAGGAAAATTATTCAGATACAAAACAGATGAAGATAAAATACTAACATTACCAATTGAACAATTACTAATAGATAATTACATATACCTACACAGAGCAGTGAAAAAAGAAAACTTCTATATAATGCCTGAAGACTCATGCTACTTTTTCAAAGAAATAGTATATGATAATGAAGTAGTAGGATTTGCAACATATCGTGCAAGTAGAGTAAATGAAGATTCTCTTGTAATGCAATACATGTACATACTACCTGATTACAGAAATAAAGGATTACTAGTAGAAGAAATAGATGATGCATCACTACTATTTGAATCAAACATAATAATAGAATATCCAACAAAACAAGTAGTAGAAGAATTACTAAAACATAAACTAGCAAGAAGATTCAATGATAGATATGTAGTATCAAGAGTACCATTTATAGTACCAATGGTATCAATAGAAGATGCAACAAGTGGAGTAGTACGTGAGGAATTTAATTTAAAAGAAACTAAGGGATACAGTAAATTATCACTAGTATATGATTTAGAATTATGTGCAGTAGTAGGATTAGCATCAGAACATGCAGAAAACATGTTTGTAGAAGAAGAAATTTCTGATGATGCAGATATAAATGATTATAATACAATGAGTCTTCCACTAAGAAGTGATGATAAAGAATTTGACTGTATAAACAAGAGAAGAAATGATTCTCAAATAAATGATGGAACATACTTTAAAGCAGTTAGAAAAATTATGGATGATCAAAATGACATAATTCAAAACTGGCTAACTATACTATAA
- a CDS encoding S9 family peptidase encodes MIKEANCTINNENIYGLLYLPDNIDDKIPLVVLSHGLSLNHTFMKAYAEKLLKKGIASYIFDFRGGGYGCMSDGKISDMSLLTEIDDLNTVMDYIKSLDYVDENKIYLAGHSQGGLISSLVAPRRSDVRAMFLFAPAYVIVDDVLNMEDMREKSVMTLMPEHTGKTYIEGAKSINLYDDIKDYSGRVYLFHGGKDTRVPLNYVVEADKIYSNSTLFVFDDEEHRFTDSVKDLVIETISQVISRD; translated from the coding sequence ATGATAAAAGAGGCAAATTGTACAATTAATAATGAAAATATATATGGCTTATTATATCTTCCAGATAATATTGATGATAAAATACCATTAGTTGTATTATCTCATGGATTATCCTTAAATCATACATTTATGAAGGCATATGCTGAAAAATTATTAAAAAAGGGTATTGCAAGTTATATCTTTGACTTTAGAGGTGGTGGTTATGGGTGTATGAGTGATGGTAAAATAAGTGATATGTCATTATTAACAGAAATTGATGATTTAAATACAGTCATGGATTATATTAAATCACTAGATTATGTGGATGAGAATAAAATATATCTAGCAGGTCATAGTCAAGGTGGATTAATTAGTAGTCTAGTAGCACCACGAAGAAGTGATGTAAGAGCAATGTTTTTATTTGCACCAGCATATGTTATTGTAGATGATGTTTTAAATATGGAAGATATGCGTGAAAAAAGTGTTATGACACTCATGCCTGAACATACAGGAAAAACATATATTGAAGGGGCAAAATCAATTAACTTATATGATGATATTAAAGACTATTCAGGACGTGTATATCTGTTTCATGGAGGCAAAGATACAAGAGTACCACTTAATTATGTAGTTGAAGCTGATAAAATATATAGTAATTCTACATTGTTTGTGTTTGATGATGAAGAACATAGATTTACTGATTCAGTTAAAGATTTAGTAATAGAAACAATTAGTCAAGTAATATCACGTGATTAA